The segment CAAAAGATGAGAAGAAACCGCTAAATCAAACGTTTGGTCAGCAAAGGGTAATTCAGGAAAACCCACCTCAAGATACCGCCCTTCTGCTTTTCCTTGGGAAAAGTCAGCCAAAAAAGCATTCATTGCAGCTAGCCTGGCTTCTCCTAGTGCTTCTGGTGTTCCCGCTTTATCCCAAACAAATTGGTCAATATTTTGGTATAGCCCATCAATAATAATGGGATAAGTTTCATCAATTCGCTGCTGAACTTGTTCGGGTGTAAATTGATAAATGGGGTCGCAGGAAATCACTGTTTTTCCCTGTTGTTTCATGACGGCATTAAAACTCGCTGGTCCGCCAGCACAATCCAGAATTGACCCTTGCAAGTCTTCTGAAGTTAAGTTAAACATTTCGAGATAGTCTTGAAACGAACGCCCCCAAGGAACGACATTTTGCAGTTGAAACATCTTGAATTTTTTCGAGTCAGGAATCAATTGATCGTTCAGGTTTGAAAAAATTGAGCAGGATCGACACGACGGAATCAAAACCTCAACTGATCCTAACCTATGCTAACGGAGAATCAAGACATTGATGAACCCTTTCCTCTCAAGAATCATTCTGATGGGATTGATTTTAACTAGCTGTAGCCCAAATCCAACTCCCCCAGAAACTTCAGAACAGACGAATCGATATTCTCAATGTGATAACCCAGTTGATCAGCAAAATCGCAGTGATTACACAGCCATTGATTTATCGACAATTGTTAATAATAGTGTTAACCTCAATCGAAATGAAGCCGATCAAATCATTGTTAAGGATCCAAAAACAACGATACTAGAAGAATTTGGCTTCTCTCAGATGCAAGAATCGCAAAACCAGGAAATTGAGGTGAGTTGCCCCGATAGCAACCAAGTTATTGTAACACTGACCAAAACCGGATTACTGGATGATTCGGTGGCAGGAATGCGCGATCGCGCTGAGTTTACGTCTCATGAACAAGGTTGGCAACTCCTTTGGCTGGGACGGCAACAAAAATGCTATCCCGGACGAGGAAATACGGATTGGTCAACCGAACTTTGTGTTTAGTCATTTCACTGTAAACTGCTCAATTTTCAAGAGAGCTTTCGAGAAGAATTAGGCAACAGACATTCTATAATTTGGGATAGGCGTTAACCCCTACAAGCTGATGTCCGAATGGCAACCCACTCTCGCGCAACATTATCACGAACGTACAAAATACGATCCAGAAACCATTGCTAAAAAAGCGCGTTCTCTTAATTGGGAACAACAACCCGTTCCTTACAAAGACTATAAACTGGGAACCACCTACGATTTAAAACCTTATTTGAATGATCCACCGCAAGAGAAAGAAAACTGGGAAAAATGGCAGAGACTGTCCCGCTTTTTATTACTGTCTTATGGTGTAACGGCAAGATTAGAGACGCCTTCTGGTGATAAAATTCTTCTGCGGGCTGCGCCTTCTGCCGGTGGACTTTATCCGGCGGAAGTTTATCTGATTGTGAGAGGGTTAGCCTTTTTACCACCCGGTTTATACAATTATCAGTGTCAAACCCATTCCTTAGTTCACTTTTGGCAAGATTCGGTTTGGTCTGATTTACAAGCCGCTTGTTTTTGGCATTCCACTTTAGACAATACAGAACTTGCTCTTGCTGTTTCCGCTGTATTTTATCGTTCAGCTTGGCGCTATGAAGACCGGGCTTACCGACGTATTTTTCTCGATACTGGACATTTACTAGGGAACTTTGAATTAGCCGGCAGTTTATGTGATTATCGCCCTCATCTCATGGGTGGATTTAATGATGATGGGATGAATGAATTGCTCTATCTTAATTCTCAAGAAGAAGGGATCATTACTGTTGCCGCTTTAGCGGATTTATTAGAAATTAAACAAAATTTATCGCCAACGACCACTGCTTTACCTTCTCCTGCTAATTATAGTTTTTCTCCCACTATTCCCGATGGGGAACTGCTGCCTTATCTTCATCAATTGACGAAGATTGAAACTGAACCCAAAACCGTAAGCCAAGGGATCAAAGAGAGGGAAAAAGAAGATAAATATAACTTTCCTTTTTGCTTAAAAATCTCCACAAAAGAGGAACCGATTGAATGGGGAGAGGAATTACAAGGGTTACAAGAAACGATTCTAAAACGTCGTTCTACTCGTGGTTTTAATGGACAAGAAATCAATTTAAACGAACTCAAACAACTGCTGAGTTTTACTTATCAAACTCAAGACTATTGGCAACAAGAATTAGATGCCAATCCTGACTTCTTCGATTTAAATTTAATTTCCACGTTTGTGGCTGTTTCGGGAGTCACAGATTTAGAAGAAGGCTGTTATTACTATGCTCCTAAAACTCAAGAATTAAGACAGATTCGCTTTAAAAACTTCCGTCGAGAATTGCATTATCTGTGTTTAGGGCAAGATTTAGGACGAGATGCAGCAGCCGTCGTTTTTCATACGGCTGATTTAAAGCAAGCGATTCAATTATACGGCGATCGCGCTTACCGTTACTTGCATTTAGATGCCGGACATCTCGGACAACGCCTGAATTTAGCTGCTATTTACCTCCAACTGGGCGTCAGTGGCATTGCTGGCTTTTTTGATAACCAAGTTAACGAAGTTCTAGGCATTCCTGAAGATGAAGCTGTTCTGTATATCACCACCTTGGGTCGCCCGCGCCGAAGCTAACTGTGTTTAAGCCCCGCTAACAACGTTTGGGAATATATGGCACCGCTAAAATTGCGGGCTTCCGATAAGAAGGGCAATCTGACAAAGTCAATCGCCGTCAATCAAGTGGGCATCCACTTGCCTCGCATTTTCTTGCTGAAAAAGCCGTAGAGTAGATTAGTGATGGACAATGAACAACAGACAATAGAAAATTAACAAAGAAAATTGTCAATTGTTGAATGAAATTACCCGTTTTCGATCAAATTCGTCAGTGGCGCAATCCCCAAGATACGCAACCGTTGCCCCTTCCCATCGCTTTCGTCCTCATTCTGGGTCTCTGCCTCATCACTTTTTTGTGGCGTTTAGGCAGTATTGGGCTGATTGATGAAACAGAGCCTCTTTTTGCCGAAGCAGCCCGTCAGATGGTGGAAACGGGCAACTGGATCACCCCTTATTTCAATGGCGAAACTCGTTTTGATAAGCCCCCTCTGGTTTACTGGTTAATGGCAATTGGGTACCAACTTTTCGGAGTTAATGAATGGGCGGTGCGTCTTCCTTCTGCCCTGAGTGCAATTGGGTTGACTGGCTTTATTTTTTTTGTGCTCGCTCAGTTTGGCGTTTCTCCCCTCAATCCTACTCCTGAATTGACACAACGACGCTGGGGAAGCGTGATTGGGGCTGCTACCCTTGCTCTCACCCCAGAGTTTATGATTTGGGCGCGAACTGGGGTTTCTGACTTGCTACTAACCGGCTGTATGGGCAGTGCCTTATTATGTTTTTTTATCGGCTATGTCCACTCCGAAAAAGTAACTAAACCGCCTCTTTTTACTCTGGGCAGACCTTCAGCTTGGTACATTAGCTTTTATATTTTGACAGCTTTAGCTGTCTTGGCAAAAGGTCCGGTGGGTTTAGTTTTACCGGGATTAATTATTATTGCATTTTTACTCTATCAGGGCAATTTGTGGGCAGTTTTTAAGGAAATGCGAGTTCTTTCTGGATTCATTATTTTCTTAGTTTTAACCGTTCCTTGGTATGTTTTAGTGATCGCTGAAAACGGACAAAATTATATTGATTCTTTCTTTGGTTACCATAATTTTCAACGCTTCACGAATGTAGTCAATGATCATGATGCACCCTGGTATTTTTATTTTTTAGTGGTACTAATTGGCTTTGCCCCTTTATCGGTTTATTTACCCAGCGCGATCGCGCAACTGCAAGTTTGGCGGCGACGATTTTGGCAAAAGCAACCCCGAACCGAACAATTAGGACTATTCGCATTTTTTTGGTTCGCAATGATTTTTATTTTCTTTACCATTGCAGTTACCAAACTTCCCAGTTATGTGATTCCCTTACTTCCAGCTGCGGCAATTTTAGTAGGAATATTTTGGAGTCGTTATCAACAAGTAATGCCGAACTTTGCCTTAAAAATTAATGGTTGGGTAAATGTAATTTTTGTCTTTGCTTTAGGCGCATTATTTTACTATAGCCCCAACTTTATTGGTTATGATCCAGCAGCCCCCAATTTATCAGAAATTTACGCGCAAGCGGGCTTACATTTAGGAGCAACAGCGACTTGGTTGGGGACAGGAATTTTGATTGGTCTCGCTTTAGTGACACAGCAATACCGGCGTTGGATTTGGGGCATTAACTTATTAGCAATGCTGTTAACCTTTGTTTTTGTTCTGCAACCAGCGGTTTTTTTAGTGGATCAATTGCGACAAAAGCCCTTAAGAGAATTAGCGCAGTTAGAGCAAATTGTGAGAAAGCCCGATGAAAAATTAATGATGATTGGGATGGAAAAACCAAGTGTTGCTTTTTACACACAACATCAGGTCATTTTTCTGGATCAAACCAAACAGGCAATCAGCTATCTCAATCATGAATTTAATCAGAAATCTATCCTGATTTTAAGTCATCCGCGTAAGCTAGACCCTCTCATTGCCAATGCACAACAAGTAACCTTTTTAGGTCAACAGGGAGAGTATCAACTCGTTCGGATTCAGCCCCATTTTGAAAATTAGTTCTTGATTGCTAAAAATAGTCAATTCAAGAATCATCTTTGCCGAGTCAAGGGGGCGCATTGCCCCCTCTAATTCTAGGCAAAAACCTTAACCAAAGCCTTTTCCGCGGGTTGGAGAATTCTTAGAAAGACAGCCTTCTAGCTGCTGACGTAACTTTTCAGTGTCGAGATTTTGACCAATCAAGACTAACTGATTGCTAGGTTCTCCTTTCCACTCGTCATCCTCAATGGAAAAGCGTTTCCCGCTGAGATGGAAAATATGACGCTGGGGACTTTCCTCAAACCAGAGAATCCCTTTGGCGCGAAAGACATTTTCCGGTAAATCATTGTCGAGAAAAGACTGAAACTTGCGAATGGAAAACGCGCGATCGCTGCGAAACGATAAAGAATTAAAGCCATCATTCTCTAAATGGTGGGAATGGTCATGGTGGTCATGATCGTGATGATGATGGTCATGATCATGGTCGTGGTGGTGATGATGATGATGATGATGGTCATGGTCATCATGATCCGCTTGTTGAAAATAGCGATCCGATTCAAATAAGCCGACACTCAACACCAATGGCAGCGGAACATTAGCATTTTGAGTCCGAATTAATCTCGCCCCTTCTTTCATTTTGCGGATGCGATTTTCTAAGGCTTCTACGTCCGCTTCTGGCACGAGATCGGTTTTGTTGAGAAGAATAATATCGCCATAAGAAATTTGACTATACGCTGCCTCACTATTAAATAAATCCAAGCTAAAGTTCGCACAATCAACCACCGTCACGATTGAATCTAAACGGGTCATATCCCGTAATTCCGACCCAAGAAACGTTAATGCCACCGGTAACGGATCGGCTAAGCCGGTGGTTTCGACAACTAAATAATCAATTTTTTCTTCTCGTTCTAAAACCTTATATACCGCTTCTACTAAGTCGGTGTTAATGGTGCAGCAAATACAACCATTATTCAACTCCACCATACTGTCATCGCTTTGGATAATCAGCTCGTTATCAATGCCAATTTCCCCAAATTCATTGACCAAAACGGCTGTTTTCAGCCCCTGATTATTACTTAAAATATGATTGAGAAGCGTTGTCTTGCCACTGCCTAGAAAACCTGTGATGATAGTGACAGGTAAACCTAACTTCGGTGCATCCATCTCTTCTGTAGCGTTACTCTGCGGATTTACGGTTGCCATAATAAACTTGATACACAATAACGTATAACTTCATCTTTCCTATTATTGCTTAAGCGCGCTATGACCTTAACCGTTTTCAACAGCCTCAACCATCGCCAAGAGCCGTTTACGCCCATTGAACCGGGTAAAATTCGGATGTATTGCTGTGGCATTACTGTTTATGATTATTGCCATTTGGGTCATGGACGCACTTGTTTGGTCTGGGATGTGGTACGGCGCTATTTGCAATGGCGAGGTTATGAGGTGCAGTACGTGCAGAACTTCACCGATATTGACGATAAGATCCTCAAACGCGCCCAAGCCGAAGGCGTGAGTATGGAAAATGTTTCGGAACGCTTTATTGAGGCTTACTTTGAAGATATGGAACGTTTGGGGGTAGAAAAAGCCGATGCTTATCCCCGGGCGACTCATACCCTAGATGGCATTCAACGCCTCGTTTCCACCTTAGAAAGTAAAGGCTATGCCTATCCGGCAAATGGGGATGTGTATTATTCAGTGCGGAAGTTTCCTGAATACGGCAAACTCTCGGGACGCAAGTTAGAAGACTTAAAAGCGGGTGCTAGTGGGCGAGTGGAAGCAGCAGATCCTGATGCCGCCAAGAAACGCGACCCCTTCGATTTTGCGCTTTGGAAAGCCGCTAAAGCTGATGAACCCTCTTATCCCTCACCCTGGGGCAATGGTCGTCCAGGTTGGCATATTGAGTGTTCGGCAATGGTGAAAGAACAGCTGGGCGATACCATTGATATTCATGTGGGAGGCGGTGACTTGATGTTCCCCCACCACGAAAATGAAATCGCGCAATCGGAAGCAGCAACAGGACATCCCCTTGCCAACTATTGGTTACACAATGGCATGGTGAAAATTGAGGGGGAAAAAATGTCGAAGTCACTGGGGAATTTTATTACCCTGCGTGACTTGTTAAACAAAGTTGAACCGATGGTGGTGCGCTTATTTATCTTGCAAGCCCACTATCGCAAACCCCTTGATTTTACGGATGAAGGGTTAGAAGCAGCGAGAAATGGCTGGCATACGCTAAAAGAAGGTCTATTATTTAACAAGCATTACGGTAAGCAATTGGGTTGGGAAGAAAACCCACCGCAGCAAAGTGATGAAAAGATTAAGCAACGCTTTGCAGAAATTGTGGATGATGATTTTAATTTTGCCGGTGGACTCGCTATTTTGTTTGAATTAGCAAAAGAGTTACGCAAGGAAGGAAACTTATTAGTCCATCAGGGAAGCACTGAGGCTTCTGCAGAAGAATTAGGTGTGAAATGGCAAACGCTGGTTGAGTTAGCGACTGTTTTCGGCTTGAAACCTGAGACACAACTGCAAGAAACCTTAACTGGCGATAGTAAACTTGAAGGGTTACTCAGTGACGAACAAGTCGAATCTCTAATCGAACAACGTGCCGCAGCCCGGAAAGCGAAAAACTTTGCAGAAGCGGATCGCATTCGGGATGAACTGCAAGCGAAGGGGATTACCTTAATTGACCAACCGGGAGGCAAAACCCGCTGGCATCGGTGATATTCTCCCTCGGTGAATCAAGATTACACCGGAAGCTTTCGCAAATGGGTCTTCCTTCGTAGCACTTTCTTAGCAATTGCCCTGGCAGTCGGCTTAGAGTAGTGCTGCCAAAAAACAACGTGTTAATTCACAACCAGTAAAAGATTTGAGTCATTTTTGAGAGATTATTCGAGCAGCTCCCTGCTCACAAAATAGGGAGTGCAATCATTTTTCTGATTCGATTCGGGAAGATTCCCCACTATAAATTGGAACTTTTATGTGAAATTAATCATCTTAAGATCCTGTTTCTAGACAATTATTCTTGTTGCCGTCAGTGAAGATGAAGATCACTGTTCTGATGAAAAGACAGTTTTAATTGTCCCTTATCTCGATCCCTAAAAGTGATGTGTAGGGCAAAAATACCATTAGAAAACTACGTTGGTGCCGCTTGGCTCGCACAACAATGTAAAGTGAGTCGGGACGTCATTCATTACTATGCCATTCAACAACGACTACGTTATTTCTTGTTTTCCGGCGTTCGATACTTAGAGCGAAATGATGCTATCATGTTGGCGAAACAACTAGCAGAGCGACATCAAAAGATCAATTTGTCCTGTGTTGTTAGCGCGATCGAGCAGTATCACAATCACTCTAAAACGTTACCTTTATAACTAGAAAATAGTGCCGCTATGAGCGAGCCTTTCTTCTTCCAGCAACGTGTTAAGGCTATAGCCAGTGCCGAGACTTTTATAGTACAATAAAGAGCCCTTGCTTGTTGATCGAGACAAGCCATACTGTCCATAAGGAGCATGATCATGATTAATAAATACGAAACCATGTACATTATTCGCCCTGATCTCACTGAGGATCAGGTGTCGCAAGAAGTCGCTAAATATGAGGAGTTTCTGCAAGCCCGCAACGTTGAAAATTTGACCATCCGCAATCATGGGAAAAAACGGCTCGCTTACAACATTGGGAAACATCAGGATGGGATTTATGTGCAGATGAACTATCAAATTGATGGTGATGTTATTGCCCCTTTACAGCGCCAAATGCGCATTAGCGAAAATGTTATTCGTTTCTTAACGTTGAGTGTGGATGAAATCCCGCAATCTACTACTGAAATCCCATCCACACCAACTGTGACCCCTCAATCAGAACCGGCACCGCAGCCAGAACCTGAGACGGCAAGTGTACAGGAGTCTACCGAAGACACTACTCCTACACCAGAAGAAGAAGCCACCACTGCCTAGGGAGACTTCTCTTTCTAAGTTTTAGTAGTAAGAGTAAGATGTGCGGGAAGAACGAGCTTTTCTGCTGCTATTGCTTTTTCGCAACTCCTGACTGACTTCTACAAATGTATCTCTTCTTAGAATAGGATAGTTACTCACCCAGAGGTCAAGTTGTGGCAGATAAGCATCAGTAATTTTGCTGATGCGAGCGAGATCCGGATCTTGGGATAGCACTAATAGCTCTACGACTTGACCGGTTTTAATATTGCGGTGAAGACGACGCAGGGGGGCTTGGATTTGAATTTCAAAGCCAGTTTTATCCCCCACTTCCAAATTAATCCGTCGTTCTCGGTTTTCAATAATAATGAGTTCCCCTTTTTCGTCTACCGTCTCTTCTGTTCCGACTACTTCTTCACTAACAAACACTTCTAGCACTTGTCCTCGCCAAAAGCCACTGTAAGGAAAGCGTCTATAGGTGATGTTACGTCGGGTTGCCCAATATACGGGAGACCATAACCAGTAGAGTCCTGCGATCACACAAAATAGAGAAATTTCTGCCCCAGCACTATTTGTAATTTCTCCGAGCAACCAAATGACGACAACACCGACAAAAGAAATCAATAATTTACGGAGAAAACTGGGCCAATCGCCAGCATAATGGCGATATTGTTCTATGGTGGCTGTAAACGGAACTAATTGCTCAAATTTCTCGCGTGTAATTG is part of the Cyanobacteria bacterium GSL.Bin1 genome and harbors:
- a CDS encoding SAM-dependent methyltransferase encodes the protein MFQLQNVVPWGRSFQDYLEMFNLTSEDLQGSILDCAGGPASFNAVMKQQGKTVISCDPIYQFTPEQVQQRIDETYPIIIDGLYQNIDQFVWDKAGTPEALGEARLAAMNAFLADFSQGKAEGRYLEVGFPELPFADQTFDLAVSSHLLFTYSEQFSLEFHLQSILDLCRVAKEVRIFPLLENFTSDQSRHFDSVLAALSRQGYQTAIEPTIYEFQRGGNELLKVRRE
- a CDS encoding SagB/ThcOx family dehydrogenase, producing the protein MSEWQPTLAQHYHERTKYDPETIAKKARSLNWEQQPVPYKDYKLGTTYDLKPYLNDPPQEKENWEKWQRLSRFLLLSYGVTARLETPSGDKILLRAAPSAGGLYPAEVYLIVRGLAFLPPGLYNYQCQTHSLVHFWQDSVWSDLQAACFWHSTLDNTELALAVSAVFYRSAWRYEDRAYRRIFLDTGHLLGNFELAGSLCDYRPHLMGGFNDDGMNELLYLNSQEEGIITVAALADLLEIKQNLSPTTTALPSPANYSFSPTIPDGELLPYLHQLTKIETEPKTVSQGIKEREKEDKYNFPFCLKISTKEEPIEWGEELQGLQETILKRRSTRGFNGQEINLNELKQLLSFTYQTQDYWQQELDANPDFFDLNLISTFVAVSGVTDLEEGCYYYAPKTQELRQIRFKNFRRELHYLCLGQDLGRDAAAVVFHTADLKQAIQLYGDRAYRYLHLDAGHLGQRLNLAAIYLQLGVSGIAGFFDNQVNEVLGIPEDEAVLYITTLGRPRRS
- a CDS encoding glycosyltransferase, producing the protein MKLPVFDQIRQWRNPQDTQPLPLPIAFVLILGLCLITFLWRLGSIGLIDETEPLFAEAARQMVETGNWITPYFNGETRFDKPPLVYWLMAIGYQLFGVNEWAVRLPSALSAIGLTGFIFFVLAQFGVSPLNPTPELTQRRWGSVIGAATLALTPEFMIWARTGVSDLLLTGCMGSALLCFFIGYVHSEKVTKPPLFTLGRPSAWYISFYILTALAVLAKGPVGLVLPGLIIIAFLLYQGNLWAVFKEMRVLSGFIIFLVLTVPWYVLVIAENGQNYIDSFFGYHNFQRFTNVVNDHDAPWYFYFLVVLIGFAPLSVYLPSAIAQLQVWRRRFWQKQPRTEQLGLFAFFWFAMIFIFFTIAVTKLPSYVIPLLPAAAILVGIFWSRYQQVMPNFALKINGWVNVIFVFALGALFYYSPNFIGYDPAAPNLSEIYAQAGLHLGATATWLGTGILIGLALVTQQYRRWIWGINLLAMLLTFVFVLQPAVFLVDQLRQKPLRELAQLEQIVRKPDEKLMMIGMEKPSVAFYTQHQVIFLDQTKQAISYLNHEFNQKSILILSHPRKLDPLIANAQQVTFLGQQGEYQLVRIQPHFEN
- a CDS encoding GTP-binding protein; protein product: MATVNPQSNATEEMDAPKLGLPVTIITGFLGSGKTTLLNHILSNNQGLKTAVLVNEFGEIGIDNELIIQSDDSMVELNNGCICCTINTDLVEAVYKVLEREEKIDYLVVETTGLADPLPVALTFLGSELRDMTRLDSIVTVVDCANFSLDLFNSEAAYSQISYGDIILLNKTDLVPEADVEALENRIRKMKEGARLIRTQNANVPLPLVLSVGLFESDRYFQQADHDDHDHHHHHHHHHDHDHDHHHHDHDHHDHSHHLENDGFNSLSFRSDRAFSIRKFQSFLDNDLPENVFRAKGILWFEESPQRHIFHLSGKRFSIEDDEWKGEPSNQLVLIGQNLDTEKLRQQLEGCLSKNSPTRGKGFG
- a CDS encoding cysteine--tRNA ligase, coding for MTLTVFNSLNHRQEPFTPIEPGKIRMYCCGITVYDYCHLGHGRTCLVWDVVRRYLQWRGYEVQYVQNFTDIDDKILKRAQAEGVSMENVSERFIEAYFEDMERLGVEKADAYPRATHTLDGIQRLVSTLESKGYAYPANGDVYYSVRKFPEYGKLSGRKLEDLKAGASGRVEAADPDAAKKRDPFDFALWKAAKADEPSYPSPWGNGRPGWHIECSAMVKEQLGDTIDIHVGGGDLMFPHHENEIAQSEAATGHPLANYWLHNGMVKIEGEKMSKSLGNFITLRDLLNKVEPMVVRLFILQAHYRKPLDFTDEGLEAARNGWHTLKEGLLFNKHYGKQLGWEENPPQQSDEKIKQRFAEIVDDDFNFAGGLAILFELAKELRKEGNLLVHQGSTEASAEELGVKWQTLVELATVFGLKPETQLQETLTGDSKLEGLLSDEQVESLIEQRAAARKAKNFAEADRIRDELQAKGITLIDQPGGKTRWHR
- a CDS encoding 30S ribosomal protein S6 → MINKYETMYIIRPDLTEDQVSQEVAKYEEFLQARNVENLTIRNHGKKRLAYNIGKHQDGIYVQMNYQIDGDVIAPLQRQMRISENVIRFLTLSVDEIPQSTTEIPSTPTVTPQSEPAPQPEPETASVQESTEDTTPTPEEEATTA
- a CDS encoding phosphate ABC transporter permease: MLIPITREKFEQLVPFTATIEQYRHYAGDWPSFLRKLLISFVGVVVIWLLGEITNSAGAEISLFCVIAGLYWLWSPVYWATRRNITYRRFPYSGFWRGQVLEVFVSEEVVGTEETVDEKGELIIIENRERRINLEVGDKTGFEIQIQAPLRRLHRNIKTGQVVELLVLSQDPDLARISKITDAYLPQLDLWVSNYPILRRDTFVEVSQELRKSNSSRKARSSRTSYSYY